One Candidatus Binatia bacterium DNA window includes the following coding sequences:
- a CDS encoding DDE transposase, translating into MRGEDRFQGAMFSYVSLEDRVPREHPLRTIWAISDAALRRLSGRLGRLYARVGRPSIPPEKLLRALLLQVLYSVRSERLLMEELEYNLLFRWFVGLGMDEKVWDASTFSKNRERLLRGEVAEAFFAEVLGLAREQGLLSDEHFTVDGTLVEAWASQRSFRPREEAGGDGKEEKGGADFRGERRTNRTHVSRTDPDARLYRRGDGAEARLSYLGHVLVDAENQLVVGASLTRAEGSAEREAALEMLGRARYRRGARLGADRGYDVASFVREVRRLGLVPHVAQRRLGSALDRRTTRHRSYRATQRMRRRVEAVFGWLKTVGLFRKTRHRGVARVGWMFTLTLAAYNLVRMRNLLAESA; encoded by the coding sequence ATGAGGGGAGAGGATCGGTTCCAGGGGGCGATGTTCAGCTACGTGTCGCTCGAGGACCGCGTGCCGCGGGAGCATCCGCTGCGGACGATCTGGGCGATTTCGGACGCGGCGCTGCGGAGGCTCTCCGGGAGGCTCGGGCGGCTTTACGCACGGGTCGGGAGGCCTTCGATTCCGCCCGAGAAGCTCCTGCGGGCGCTGCTTTTGCAGGTTCTCTACTCGGTGCGGAGCGAGCGTCTTTTGATGGAGGAGCTCGAGTACAATCTTCTTTTCCGGTGGTTTGTGGGGCTCGGGATGGACGAGAAGGTGTGGGATGCGTCGACCTTCAGCAAGAACCGGGAGCGGCTTTTGCGCGGGGAGGTGGCCGAGGCGTTTTTCGCGGAGGTGCTGGGGCTTGCGCGAGAGCAGGGGCTTCTTTCGGACGAGCACTTCACGGTGGACGGGACACTGGTGGAAGCCTGGGCGAGCCAGAGAAGCTTCCGGCCGAGGGAGGAAGCAGGCGGAGACGGAAAAGAGGAGAAGGGAGGGGCGGATTTCCGCGGGGAGCGGAGGACAAACCGGACGCATGTCTCGAGGACGGATCCCGACGCGAGGCTTTACCGGCGCGGAGATGGGGCGGAGGCGAGGCTTTCGTACCTCGGGCACGTGCTGGTGGACGCAGAGAACCAGCTTGTGGTGGGGGCCAGCCTGACGCGGGCCGAGGGGAGTGCGGAGAGGGAGGCTGCGCTCGAGATGCTCGGGCGGGCACGCTACCGCAGGGGGGCACGGCTCGGGGCGGACCGGGGCTACGACGTGGCAAGCTTCGTGCGCGAGGTGAGAAGGCTCGGGCTGGTGCCGCACGTGGCGCAGAGGCGCCTCGGGAGTGCGCTCGACCGCAGGACGACAAGGCACCGGAGCTACCGTGCGACGCAGCGGATGAGGCGGCGGGTGGAGGCGGTCTTCGGGTGGCTGAAGACGGTGGGGCTTTTCCGGAAGACCCGCCACAGGGGAGTGGCCCGGGTGGGCTGGATGTTCACGCTTACACTTGCGGCCTACAACCTGGTGCGGATGCGGAACCTTCTGGCCGAGAGCGCCTGA